The DNA window GTCTGTTCAAAGCTAGGTATTATATAATAGTGCAGTCCACCTATTTCTCTTAGTTCAAAGCCTATATTTTCGTTCACAGTATCACCTCTTTTAACTTTTTTTGAAATGCAGTATGAAACATAATGGGAATACTAAACGCACTTCCAAATAAAGCCATAATTCTTAGTAACATGCTTCTCTGCCTAAAATACTTGAAAAGGACTCAAAAGAGTCCTATTTTTCATCAAGTATTTTCTTAAGCTCATCCATGAATGTATTCAAATCTTTAAACTGCCTGTATACAGAAGCAAATCTAACATAGGCAACCTCATCAATGTTTTTGAGTCTATTCATAACCATCTCTCCTATGAGATCTGTAGTTATCTCTCTTTCCATAGAGTTAAAAAGCGTCTTCTCTATTTCATCCACCATATCTTCAATAGCCTTCATAGAAACTGGTCTCTTTTCACAGGCTCTAATTATCCCATTTAGGAGTTTATTTCTATTATATGATTGTCTATTTCCATCTTTTTTAATTACTACAAGGGGTATGTCCTCAATCTTTTCATAAGTTGTGAATCGCTTATTGCATTTAATACATTCTCTCCTCCTACGAATAGCTTGTCCTTCATCAGTAGGCCTAGAATCAACTACCTTGGATTCATAATAATCACAATAGGGGCATCTCATCTTTTTTCCTCCCTTTAAGCCAAAGTCTTAATCAAATTATATTATATCTTTTCTTTAATGTCTACATATAATCATCTTCTATACTTGATTATTTCTACTCTTCCCTATTTTCTCCTCCATAAAATAAATAATCCTCAGTATTTATATTAAGATCTACTAAGATAACATCTGAGCCTATTCTAACAATATTCTGCCATCTGATAACATAATCTTGATTTTTGCCAAATAAACCTAGTATTCTTCCTGGTCCTGGTAGGACAATAGCATCAATTGTTCCCTTCTCTAGATTTACTTCTAAATCTGATATGAATCCTATCCTAGTCCCATCCTTTACATTTATTACTTCCTTTTCACGTAAATCAGTAGTCTTTACCATTGTTTCACCTTCTTTTCAATATTTATATACTATATATATACTATGTAAGCCTATAATATTATTCCTAATATTTATCCTGTGAAACAATGGTAAATTATCAACAATTGAATATTAATTTTAATTAATCTTCTGTGCTAGTTAAATTAATTTTCTCATATGTTTTAAAGCTGTTTTCTCTAGTCTTGATACTTGAGCTTGAGATATTCCAATTTCCTCAGCAACCTCCATTTGAGTCTTTCCTTCATAAAACCTTAGATTAAGAATGAGTTTTTCTCTATCATTTAGCTTTCTAATGGCTTCCCTCAAAGCTATCTCCTCCAACCAAGTCTCATCTTCACTTTTTTCATCACTGACTTGATCCATAACATATATTGCATCCCCACTATCATGATATATAGGTTCAAATAGAGATATTGGATCTTGAATAGCATCCAAAGCAAAAACTACTTCTTCTTTTGGTAAACCTAATGCTTCAGCTATTTCAGATATAGTAGGTTCCTTTGAATTTTTATTTACCAAATGATCCCTTGCCTGCAATGCTTTATATGCTATATCCCTTAATGATCTACTAACTCTTATTGAATTATTATCACGTAAATATCTTCTTATTTCTCCAATAATCATAGGAACAGCATATGTTGAAAACCTAACATTTTGTGATAGGTCAAAATTATCTATTGCTTTTATCAGTCCTATACATCCTACTTGGAACAAATCATCGACATGCTCGCCTCTTTTACTGAATCTTTGAATGACACTTAGAACTAATCTCAGATTTCCTTTTACAAACTCTTCCCTTGCACTCATATCACCTGCATGTATTCTATCAAATAGCGCTCTCATTTCAGTATTAGTAAGTACTGGTAGTTCAGAGGTGTTTACTCCGCATATTTCTACTTTATTTATATGCATATAAGTAATTCATTCCTTTCTTGATGTTTTGCCCCTTTTACATAAAAATTATTGCCTTCTTTACAGTTTATTATTCAACAATTAATGTAAATAGATTAAGTAAATTTTTAAATAAAAAAAGACCCATTGCTTTCATTACAGATGACAAAAACATGCCAGCCTGAACTCCAGTTAGGGTCCCAAACTACTTTATTTTTCTGATTTAAATCATTTTATTTATTTCCTTTTTTAGTCTTTTAATTATTCTTTTTTCCAATCTGGATATATAAGATTGAGAAATGCCCAAAAGATCAGCTACCTCTTTTTGTGTTTTTTCTTCTCCATTTTTAAGTCCAAATCTAAGTTCCATGATTTTCTTCTCACGAACTGTCAATTTACAAATTGCCTGATTTAATAAATCTTTATCTATTTCTTCCTCTAATGATTTAAATATTACATCATTTTCAGTACCCATTATATCTGACAATAATAGTTCATTTCCATCCCAATCAATATTTAAAGGCTCATCAAAGGATATTTCAGCTTTAAACCTACTATTTCTTCTAAGGTACATTAGGATTTCATTCTCAATGCATTTTGAGGCGTATGTAGCAAGCTTTATTTTTTTATCTGGCTTAAAAGTGTTTACAGCCTTAATTAACCCAATTGTCCCTATTGAAACTAAATCCTCTACTCCTATGCCTGTATTTTCAAATTTTCTTGCAATATATACTACAAGTCTGAGATTTCTCTCTATTAACACAGTCTTTATAGACTCATCCTCGCTAAGTTTTGATACAAGGTAATTTTCCTCTTCTGGAGTTAAGGGAGGCGGCAGAACTTCACTTCCTCCAATATAGAATATCTCTTTTTCATCATATAATCTAAGTCTTCTTAATATCCTTATATAATGTATCCTAATTATTAGTTTTAGCTTATTTATTATCTTTCTCACTTAAACTACCTCCTTTTCAGTAAACATTTCAGGATGAAGTAAGGCAACATAATTATCATCACTTGCAAGATTATTATTGTAAATCCCTACAATAATATCACAAAATGATTTATCCTCATCGTCCTTAACTATGACATTATCAGGTTTAAATCCTATTAGCATACCGTTTTCTTTTCCCAAGGATTTATATGGTATCAATCTAAATTTCAAACTAGAAGCGTTTTCGACCATAATTTCTGAAATAGCCTGTAAATCATTCTCTTTATACTTTTCAAAGATACTTTGTACCTCTTTAGGCAATAGATCTTTTATAGCAGAGAATTGAATTATTATTACTGGTGTTTGTGTGAGTGGGTCTCTCAACAGATTTCCGGTATCAATTAACCCCATTACCTCAACAGATTTATTGTTTAACCCAACTACAATAGGCATATAAATCTTATTCTTTGTTAAAATTGATTGAATATATCCCCAAACAATTTTAATCAGTATGTATGATATAGAAACAGCAAGTACTAGCATTTTTACAGGAAAATCCCTAATGTAAAATATGCCATTGCCTGCATAAGCTTTTACATCAGCTAAATAAAATAATGCTAAAGAGGCTCCAGCAAATATAAAAGCCATTACATAGAATGTCGCTATAAGTCTAATAAATTTTTTGATTTTAACAGGGTTAAAAGCTACTATTATTATTAAAATAGAAACAGAAAATTTTATAATGAATTTAGTCATGAACCTTAATGATGGAAAAAATATGACTAATGAATAGATTGCCCCAATAAAAGAAGCTAATAATACTCTAATATTATTTGCCTCTGTTTTTGTAAATTTTTTTGTTAAGTAAAGTAGAATATAATTAATTATCATATTTTCAAGCAAAAGATACTCTGCATATATGTACAAATCATTGCCCCCTTTTTGTACATCCTCATTATAATAAACTTTTATTCACCTATCCTTATTTTTATGTCTATTATAATACAATGAAGTTTAGAATTATGTCACATACTGAAGTCGAAAAAAAACCCTTTCTATATAATAGAAAGGGTTATTTATCTCTTCTCCTTAAAAAAGTTGGAATATCTAAGTCATCAGTATCAAAATGTTTCGTTTCAGGAATATGTTTTTCTTTATTTTTGTCAATAGGGATAGATAAGGATGGCTTGTCTACAGGTTTTTCTTGTATGACATTGTCAAATCCTGTAGCAATTACTGTTATCTTTATCTCATCCTTTAAGTTTTCGTCTAGACCTGCACCAAATATAATATTAGCATCTGGATCCACTGATTGCCTGATGAGATCGGCAGCTTCATTAACCTCAAAAATTCCTAAGTTTGGTCCTCCTGTTATGTTTAATAAAACACCTTTTGCTCCTTCAATAGAGGTTTCGAGTAATGGACTATGTATTGCTTGTTTAGCTGCTTCAGTTGCCCTATTTTCACCGCTTGCTTTTCCTATTCCCATATGTGCTAGTCCTTGATTCAACATAATTGTTTTAACATCTGCAAAGTCTAAATTTATCAGCGCAGGTACAGCAATTAAATCAGATATACCCTGTATACCTTGTCTCAAAACATCATCTGCTATGGTAAAAGCTTCAACAATGGAGGTTTTTCTTTCAACTACCTGTAATAATCTATCATTAGGTATAGTAACCAATGTATCTACTCTCTTTTTGAGTTCTTCAATTCCTTTTTCTGCATGCATCATTCTTTTTCTACCTTCAAACATAAAGGGTTTAGTTACAACTCCAACAGTTAGAATACCAAGCTCCTTGGCTATTTCTGCAACTATAGGTGCTGCACCTGTTCCAGTTCCGCCACCCATACCAGCAGTTATGAATACCATATCTGCACCCTTCAGGATTTCTGTTATTTCGTTTCTGCTTTCTTCAGCCGCCTTCATGCCAACTTCAGGATTAGCCCCTGCTCCTAGTCCTCTCGTTAACTTTTCTCCAATTTGAAGCTTAGTCTCTGATTTAGAAGAATGAAGGGCTTGTCTATCAGTATTAATAGTTATAAATTCAATTCCTTTTACCTGATTTTCTATCATCCTATTTACAGCATTATTTCCGCCACCGCCAACTCCAATGACTTTAATGTGTGCAAATTGTTCTACATCTACTTCAAAATCGAACACTTTATTACCCCCTTATTTAATACTAAAATAGTCATTCAATAGTTTTATATACATTCAAAATTTGCTACTTTTCTTGTTTTTCCCTTAATTTTTTATTTTTTCTTTCTAACATTATTATATTCTATACGATAATTGAATTTCCTCTTTAATATTTTATTTATCGCACCTGCTAGAATGATAAATGTTGGCTTGTATCCACATTTCCTTCTTTAGTCCTAGATACTTTTTGTAATTAAAACCATATTTTCTAAGATTTAGTCAAAAGGAAATAAATTATTCCTTTGTATCTTTTTTTCTAAATAGTAATCTCCTTATGATTGCAAAGTTTTGGAACAGTCTACCACCAAAAGCAAAAATCGCTGCATAATAGAGAGGTACTCCTAATCTGTCTCCAACATAAGCTAAAAATGCCGCCAATACTGCATTACCAAAAAAGCCCGATATAAATATTTCTGTATTGAACGTTTTTTCTAATGTAGCTCTTAGTCCACCGAAGACAGAGTCGAGACATGCTAGTATGGCTACTGAAACATATAGAGAGTAACTGGCTGAATAAGTTATTGGTAAGTATATACCCACTAAAACTCCTATAACAATACCTACAAAAGCTAATATAATCATGATTGTTCACCTTCTTTTTTTGGTTTTGCGTGTTTAAATTCTTGGTCTGCCCAGTAATATTTAGGCACATATACGTTGTCTTTCATTATTGTTTCAACTCTAAGCTTGTGGACCTCCTTCAATATCCAGCCATAAGTATTTGGTGCATTGATAGCTGCATAAAGTAATTTAGGATCTCCTATTGCAGTTATAACAAAAGGATTTGCAGAGCTTCTGCCATTAACTCTTATTGTAGGTCCAGCACATTTAATCTCTGATCTCGACATAACCCTTTGCCCATTAATACTTATAGCCTCTGCACCAGCCTTCCTCAAATCATTTAAAAGGATTTGTACAGTAGCATCATGCACAATATCATCGTTTATTTGTCCACCAACTATTTCTTCATCTTCGTTATCAGCTAATATTATCCTTATCCCAGGGCCTTGAACATCATCTAACCCTGATACTAGCTTTAACTGACTTATCTCATCCATCAAAAGCTCTGAAACATTGGAATCTTCATCATTAATGACACTTTCAAGCTTTGTTAATTCCTTTTTCCTATTTTCTGTTAGATATTTTATATCATCAATTTCTTTACGAATATTATTTATATCGTTTTTCATCGTCTGTATAGACTTTAACGAAACTAAGTCATAATCATCTATATTCTGCTTCATCTGAAAAGACAATAATACCCCTAGTAAAATAGAAAGGATTATGAGCCATACCATTCCGTTACTTTTTTTCTTGCCCATTATTTAATCCCTCCCAATGCTTAGTTTGATATTTCTTCTACTGGTTTAGCATATCTAAAATCTTTGATTTTTCTATATTTAGGAATAACTATATTTTGTTCCTGTTTAATGTGAATATCTAAATTAAGAAGATTTTCCATTCGCCATATGAGTCCATGCTTTATACGAAGTGCGTTTTCTAAATCATCAGGTTTTCCTATTGCCCTTATCACAAAAGGAGGACCTACGGATACTCCATTTATCTCTAGGTGACCAGCAGCTGGAACTATTTCTGTGAAGCTTGTATATCTTTGTTCATTTATAGAGATAGCTTCTGCCTCTGTTGCATTTATGACACTTATCATTTGGAGGAGAAACTCATAATTTTCAACAATAATACTAGAATCACCTCCAAATATAACTTCAGCTGGAGGGTCATTTATTTCAATAATAATCCCCGGACCTTGGAGATCTTCATATCCTGCTAAGGCTCTATACTTTTCTATATCCTTATATAAATTTTCAACATAAACATCTTTTTCTGCTTCGCCTTTTTCATACTGTTTTAGCTTAGATTCAAGATTATCTAATTCATTTCTTATCCCGTCTCTCTCGTCTTGAAGCTTTTTATAATCAATTGCCATCTGTTGAGCTCTTTGAGTAGGTATTGTTCCATAGCCTACAGTATTCTCAACAGTTTTGAATTGAACTGCTAGAATTATACCTAATGCGATACAGACCAATATAATGGCGACTTTGCTCTTGACATCGTTCATTTTCTCCACTCCTAATCATTATCCTTAATTATGACTGCATTGCTTCCTTTGTCTAGATGAATCACCCGATACCCTTGGTTTTTGCTTTCTAGTTCTTTTAATATAGATATAAGAAAATTCAATTTATATTTTACATCATCTAAGGTCCCAAATGCAACCTCTCCTCCATTATCCATATAAATAGTAATTTTATTATTTTCATCAATATTCGCTGTTTTAAAGGAGGTTGATAATCCTAGGCTTATGATATCGTTGATAAATTCCAATATTTTCTCTTGTATTTCTTCATTGCTAAAGACTATTTTTTGCCCTATTACTGGATTGCTTATTTCTAATCCACTTATTTCAACAATATGCTCATCCTTTTTTTCAGAAAGCATATTTAAAATAGTTCCTTCTTCATCAATATATACATATGAATTAATGTAATTAATAATAGCTACTTCTTTTCTCTCTTCTATATTAATAAATATTTTATTTGGTAACTTTCTCTGTACTTTAACATTTTTTACGTAAGGATGCAATAATATGTTTTCCTTTGCCATCTTCAGATTAATCTTAAAAATATTCTCATCTATTATTATACCTGATGCAAGTATCAATTTATCATCGGTAATTTTTTCATTTCCAAAAACCTCTATACTAGAAATATGAAAAAAGCTTGTCTTAGTATAAAGAATAAAAAAGGTCGAGGTTAGTAATAAAATTATAATAAATATAAGTCTGTTCTTTTTCCTTTTAATTTTTCTATCTACTTTACTCATCATCTTCCTCCGTCAAGGCTTGTCCTTCAGGCTTTAAGCAGCATAAGCTGCCTAAGTCTTCTTAATGTCTGCATTTAAAGCAAGAAGAGCTTTTTCTAAACCATCATAGCCTCTTTCAATATGGAAAGTATCTTCTATAACTGATGTTCCATTAGCTGCCAATGCAGCTAAAACAAGAGCGGCTCCTCCTCTTAAATCCTTAGATGTAACCTTTGCACCTGTAAGTTCTTTTACTCCTTTAATTATAGCAACCTTTCCTGCTATCTTTATATTGGCACCCATTCTAACAAGCTCTTCTACATGCTTAAATCTATTTTCAAAAATTGTTTCTGTAACAATGCTTGTTCCATTAGCAATACTGAGTAAAGCAATCATTTGTGCCTGCATATCTGTAGGAAAGCCAGGATAAGGTAAAGTCTGAACTGTTTCAATAGCATTGACCTTTTTAGGTCCAATTATTTTTAAAGTAGTACAATTATTATATATCATACATCCTGTTTCCTTTAGCTTTGCTATAATAGATTGAATATGCTCTACCTCTATATTTTTCAGTATAACTTCTCCTCCTGTGATTGCAGAAGCAACCATATAGGTTCCAGCAACAATTCTATCTGGTATTATCGTATGCTCTACGCTAGTAAAGCTATCTACGCCATCTATTCTTATTACACTTGTGCCTGCCCCATGTATCTTGGCTCCTATTCCGTTGAGAAAGTTCTGAAGATCTATTATCTCTGGCTCACGGGCAGCATTTCTAATTATTGTAGTACCTTCAGCTTTTACAGCTGCTAACATAATATTTTCTGTAGCACCTACACTTGGAAAATCTAGCTGTATATCACAACCCTTTAATTTTTCAGCTTTACAATACAGAAAACCATGAGATTCTTCGATTGTAGCCCCTAGTTGTCTAAGTGCTTTTAAATGAAGATCAATAGGTCTAGGTCCAATCTCACATCCACCAGGATAGCTCACTTCTACTTCACCACATCGAGTCAACATTGCTCCCATTAATATAATCGAAGAACGCATTTCCCTAACAAGCTCTTCTGGTATCTTAATCTTAGAAATATTTCTTGAGTCTACAAAAATAACATTGTCTACTCTATTAACCTTGCATCCTATAGAAATTAAAATTTGTTCCATAATCTCTACATCTCTTAGATTTGGAGTATTAAAAATCGTACTTGTATTATTATTTATTACAGTTGCTGCTAATATTGGTAGCACTGCGTTCTTAGCTCCTATTACAGGAACTTCTCCAACTAGCCTTTTGCCACCTTCTATGATATACTTACTCATTCTTACACCTCCAGAATATGCTCCAAACTGTATGTAAAAAACAGTATATATCTATCTTATGCATATTCATAAAAGGTGTTACAGTTACAAAACATCTATGAAATTAATTCTCTTACTATATTAAGTATTCTATCATCTGCATTAATGATACCCATTTTTCTACTTTTAATTGCCATATCCCTTAATTTTCTTTTATCAGACAGTAGATTGTTGATCTCTTTGTTTAGTAGTTCTCCATTCAAGTCTTTTTCCAGTATAACTATACTGGCTCCATTTTTTTCTAGAGCCCTTGCATTATACTCCTGATGATTTTCTGTAGTATAAGCCTTTGGTATAAGTATACTTGGAATGCCTACTGCTGTTATTTCTGCAATGGCAATTGCTCCACCACTAGTCAAAGCTACATCGGCTATAGACAATGCTTTTGGTACCTCAAAAAAATATGGATATACTCTAATATTATCTATTAACTCATCTACGCCTTTTTGTTTCAACTCTTTCATAAAGCTTTCATATAATCTCTTACCTGTTACATGAATTATTTGCATATTTTGATTATTACTATTCTTAACAATAACCTCAAGCATAGCATCATTTAATTTCTTCTGGCCGCCACTTCCACCAAAGGATAATACGAAGGGTTTATTTTTATCAATATTTAGGTCCTCGTAAGCAACTTGTTTATCAAATCCAACAATATCTTGACGTATAGGATTGCCTGTAATTACCAATTTATTAGTGTCCTTAAAATACTTTCTAGACTCCTCAAAGCTGCCTGCTATTCTGTCTACAAATCTAGAAAGTATTCTATTGGTAACCCCAGGAAAAGCATTTTGTTCATGAATCATTGTAGGTATTTTCTTTAATGCAGCAGTTAAAACAAGAGGTCCACATACGTACCCACCTGTGCCTATTACGATATCGGGCTTGAAATCATTTATTACTTTTTTAGCGTCACTTAAACCTAAAAATAGCTCCTTAATAGATTTAAAGGTATTCTTTGAAAGCTTCCTGCTAAAGCCCATTACCCTAATAGTCTTAAATCTAAGCCCTTCCTTTGGAATTAATTCTGCTTCTAGCCCTTTTTCTGTTCCTACATATAATATATCTGCGTTCTTATATTCCATTTTAATTTTTCTAGCAATGGCTAAAGCAGGGTAGATATGTCCCCCTGTACCTCCACCTGTAATCAACACTTTCATGCTTTCAGCTCCTATCTAATTCCGAATGTCTTGATATGTTTAATAAAATACCAGCAGCTGCCATATACATCATTAGTGATGTTCCTCCAAAGCTTATGAAGGGCAATGTAATTCCTGTAGTAGGCATTGAGGATGTTACAACTGCTATATGGATCAAGGACTGGACAGTAATAAGCGAAACTATCCCTGTTGCAAGATAACATCCAAATAAATCCTTTGTACCTAAAGCAATTCTTAAACCTCTCCATATTATGAGAAGAATTAGTAGCATAACAGTCACACATCCTAAAAATCCAAGCTCTTCACCAATGATTGCGAATATAAAATCATTATAGGGCTCTGGAATGTAAAAAAACTTTTGCCTGCTTTTGCCTAGGCCTAGTCCAAACAATCCACCTGAACCTAAAGCATAAAGAGATTGGACTGCTTGATATCCAACATTATCTCTTACCTCTGGAGCAAAGGGGTCCAGAAAGGCCAAGATTCTCTTTCGTCTAAATTCTTCACCTAATATTGCTAAAAAACCTGCTGCCCCTCCAAGTATGGCCAGAAAAGAGAGATGAAATATATTTACTCCTGAAACAAATAGGAGAATAAACAAAGTTAAGCCTAGTGTAGCACTAGTACTTAAATCCTTCTGCAAAATTATGAGTCCACAGGCAATCCCTATTATTACCATGGACGGGATAAATCCTTTGGTAAACTTCTTTATACTGTCTTTTCTTTTAGCTAAAAAAGATGATAAATAAATAATTGATCCCAATTTAATAGCATCTGACGGCATGAATGTAGTAAAACCTAAATTAATCCATCTTCTAGCTCCATTGGCCTCCATTCCAAGTGGCGTATATATTAATAATCCTAAGACTATTGATGCAGTAAATATTAACCTAGCCAATTTATCAAGGTTCCAATAGTTAAAGTTCATGAAGAATATCATGGCTACTAGTCCTATAGCACTGGCTACAAGTTGTTTTTTTAAAAAATGGTAGCCATCTTTCTTGCTGTACAAGGCATCTGGCCAACTAGAGCTAAAGACCATTATTATCCCAATACAGACAAGTAAGATTACAGCAATCATCAAGGTAAAGTCACTGGCTCTTTTTTTAGCCATTCTTAATCCTCCCTTAAATTCTTTACAGCTTGCTTGAACATCCTTCCCCTTTCTTCGTAGCTTTTAAACATATCCCAGCTTGCACATGCAGGAGAAAGTAACACATTGTCATTGGACTCCGATAATTCAAAGCTTTTTTTAACTGCTTCTTTAATACTATTTACTATATATATATTATTAAAACCCTTACTTATTGCAGTATCTTTTATTTTTTCTCTAGTTTCTCCTAATAGAATTAAAGCCTTTACCTTATTATCAAAACTATCTATAAATTCTTCAAAACTGCCTCCCTTATCAATACCGCCTGCTATCAATATTATTGGCTTGTTAATAGCTTCAATAGCCTTAATTGAAGCATCTGGATTTGTTCCCTTTGAATCATTATAAAAACTTACACCAGATATGCTACCTACAAACTCTATTCTATGTTCTACCCCTTCAAACTCCTTAAGTGTACTTGCTATTATCTCAGCCTCAATTCCCATTGCCCATCCAATCGCAACTACGGCTAAGGCATTCTCTATATTATGTTTACCAGGTATCCTTATGTCACGATAATCCATTACATTAATAGATTTTAGTCCGTCATTTATAATAATTTTACAATCGTCAACATAAACTCCTCTATCTAGCTTATTTCCTGCACTAAAATATATTAAATTCGAATTTATTTTCTTTCCTATTTCTCTAAGCAATAAATCGTCATAATTTAAAATAGTATAATCGCCTTTTTCTTGATTCATAAGAACTTTTTTCTTCGCATTAATATAATTATCAAAGGTTTTATGCCAATTCAAATGATCAGGAGTAATATTTGTAATTACACTTATGCTAGGCTTAAAATGTTTAGTGCTTTCTAGCTGAAAACTACTTGCCTCAATGACAAAAATATCATTCTCATCTGTATTTACTGCTTCCCACAATATTCCTACTCCAATATTTCCTGTAACATGGCATTTTAAGCCTGCTTTTTTAATCAACTCTCCCGTTAGGGCTGTTGTAGTAGTTTTTCCATTAGTACCAGTTATAGCGATAAACTTATTTTTAGAAATTCTATATGCTAGTTCTATGTCTGTAACTACTTCAATTCCTTTTTCCAGAGCTTCTTTCATAATTGGTGCTTCTAAAGGAATACCTGGGCTTTTTACTATTAAGTCAATATTCCCTAAATCTACGTTATTGCTGCCCAATACATAATCTATATCTATATCCTTTAATTCAACCAAATGCTCTTTAAGCTCTTCTTCTGACTTCATATCAGTTACTGTTATCTTTGAACCCAGTTTATTTAAAGCTTTAGCTGTAGACACTCCACTAATAGCTAAACCTAATATTAATACATTTTTATCTTTTAATTTCATTTTATTCACCTGCTCCTATTAGATTAACTTAAACTATAAATACCTATTAAACATAGAATAACTGTGACTATCCAAAATACTACTACTACCTTTGTCTCCTTCCAGCCTTTTTGTTCAAAGTGATGATGAATTGGTGCCATTAAGAAAACTCTCTTTCCTGTAAGCTTAAAAGAGGTTACTTGTATCATCACTGAAACAATCTCAGCTAGGTAAATACCTCCTACTATAGGAATTATCAAGGACAAGTTAAGCAGTACTGCTATAGCTGAAACTGCTCCTCCTAAAGCTAAAGAACCTGTGTCACCCATAAAAACTTTTGCTGGGTACGAATTATGCCTTAAAAAGCCAAGACAAGCTCCTGCTAAAGCAGCAGAAAAAATAGCTATACTATCCATACCAGCCTTAAGTGAAATCAAACTAAAAGAGGATAATATAATTAAAGTTACTCCTGACGCCAATCCGTCAAGTCCATCTGTAAAGTTAGCACCATTTACAGTACCGAGTACTACTACTACAATAAATGGAACATATAGCATACCTAAGTCTAGGTAGGTATTATCCAAAAAAGGTACAATAATTTTAGTTCCTAAAACTGAATTATTTGATTGATATATTGCTAAAATCACTGCTAGAACAATTTGTCCTAAAAGCTTTTGATACGCTCTTAATCCCAAGGATCTTTTAAGTACTACTTTTATGAAATCATCTATAAAACCAATAAGTCCAAAACCAATGGTTGCTAATAGCAGCACAATCATATCTCTATTAAGCAGTCCAGACGATATTGTAGTAATTAATAGTGCAGCAATTATTATAATACCACCCATAGTAGGTGTGCCACTTTTTTTATAATGTGTTTTTGGTCCTTCCTCTCTAACACTTTGTCCTACCTTCAATCTTTTTAGTATAGGAATTAAAATAGGACCTAAAAGCAAAGTTATAGTAAATGATATAACTATTACTCTTATAATATCTTTATAGTTTGACATATTACTTCTCCTCCAAATGCAGATTAAATTCTTTCATCTTTAAGTTTTCTAGATTGATTTTAGCGCTTCTT is part of the Proteiniborus sp. MB09-C3 genome and encodes:
- the murA gene encoding UDP-N-acetylglucosamine 1-carboxyvinyltransferase, yielding MSKYIIEGGKRLVGEVPVIGAKNAVLPILAATVINNNTSTIFNTPNLRDVEIMEQILISIGCKVNRVDNVIFVDSRNISKIKIPEELVREMRSSIILMGAMLTRCGEVEVSYPGGCEIGPRPIDLHLKALRQLGATIEESHGFLYCKAEKLKGCDIQLDFPSVGATENIMLAAVKAEGTTIIRNAAREPEIIDLQNFLNGIGAKIHGAGTSVIRIDGVDSFTSVEHTIIPDRIVAGTYMVASAITGGEVILKNIEVEHIQSIIAKLKETGCMIYNNCTTLKIIGPKKVNAIETVQTLPYPGFPTDMQAQMIALLSIANGTSIVTETIFENRFKHVEELVRMGANIKIAGKVAIIKGVKELTGAKVTSKDLRGGAALVLAALAANGTSVIEDTFHIERGYDGLEKALLALNADIKKT
- the murG gene encoding undecaprenyldiphospho-muramoylpentapeptide beta-N-acetylglucosaminyltransferase, which produces MKVLITGGGTGGHIYPALAIARKIKMEYKNADILYVGTEKGLEAELIPKEGLRFKTIRVMGFSRKLSKNTFKSIKELFLGLSDAKKVINDFKPDIVIGTGGYVCGPLVLTAALKKIPTMIHEQNAFPGVTNRILSRFVDRIAGSFEESRKYFKDTNKLVITGNPIRQDIVGFDKQVAYEDLNIDKNKPFVLSFGGSGGQKKLNDAMLEVIVKNSNNQNMQIIHVTGKRLYESFMKELKQKGVDELIDNIRVYPYFFEVPKALSIADVALTSGGAIAIAEITAVGIPSILIPKAYTTENHQEYNARALEKNGASIVILEKDLNGELLNKEINNLLSDKRKLRDMAIKSRKMGIINADDRILNIVRELIS
- a CDS encoding FtsQ-type POTRA domain-containing protein — encoded protein: MSKVDRKIKRKKNRLIFIIILLLTSTFFILYTKTSFFHISSIEVFGNEKITDDKLILASGIIIDENIFKINLKMAKENILLHPYVKNVKVQRKLPNKIFINIEERKEVAIINYINSYVYIDEEGTILNMLSEKKDEHIVEISGLEISNPVIGQKIVFSNEEIQEKILEFINDIISLGLSTSFKTANIDENNKITIYMDNGGEVAFGTLDDVKYKLNFLISILKELESKNQGYRVIHLDKGSNAVIIKDND
- a CDS encoding DUF881 domain-containing protein, with protein sequence MNDVKSKVAIILVCIALGIILAVQFKTVENTVGYGTIPTQRAQQMAIDYKKLQDERDGIRNELDNLESKLKQYEKGEAEKDVYVENLYKDIEKYRALAGYEDLQGPGIIIEINDPPAEVIFGGDSSIIVENYEFLLQMISVINATEAEAISINEQRYTSFTEIVPAAGHLEINGVSVGPPFVIRAIGKPDDLENALRIKHGLIWRMENLLNLDIHIKQEQNIVIPKYRKIKDFRYAKPVEEISN
- a CDS encoding DUF881 domain-containing protein; its protein translation is MGKKKSNGMVWLIILSILLGVLLSFQMKQNIDDYDLVSLKSIQTMKNDINNIRKEIDDIKYLTENRKKELTKLESVINDEDSNVSELLMDEISQLKLVSGLDDVQGPGIRIILADNEDEEIVGGQINDDIVHDATVQILLNDLRKAGAEAISINGQRVMSRSEIKCAGPTIRVNGRSSANPFVITAIGDPKLLYAAINAPNTYGWILKEVHKLRVETIMKDNVYVPKYYWADQEFKHAKPKKEGEQS